In one window of Pseudomonas benzenivorans DNA:
- a CDS encoding TAXI family TRAP transporter solute-binding subunit → MRRVLKDLKIILLANLWIVPVVAGLVGALFYFVAPPPPLHATMATGVEGGGYRAFAEQLRDELAKQGFELTLQPSAGSRDNLERLLADEPQVQIALVQSGLERQFEADDQARLESLGAVYQEPLWLFLRRDVHFELLSDLLPLRLALGGAGSGTRAASEAVLAVNGIAAEQYPSHWQTLGGSKAEQALNAGELDAAFFVSPAGNARIQRLAANPDLVLAHFRRAAAYQAHLPFLKQLRIGEGLLNLELNTPARPTDILSPVATLVVNQDFHPGLAPLILEAAREVMKSGSLLAPAGSFPSAEPRTFSLSRDAAHYYQNGLPLLQRYLPFRIASLADRYIILLIPLLMVLIPLFKAVGPLYRWRIRARIYRWYKYLREIDRQLDAGTLPERLGSEIARLEQLQDELAKVEVPLSYSNELYELHMHLRYVIERLQTLQRRRATQAESLG, encoded by the coding sequence ATGCGCCGCGTGCTCAAAGACCTGAAGATCATCCTCCTGGCCAACCTGTGGATAGTGCCGGTGGTGGCCGGCCTGGTGGGGGCGCTGTTCTACTTCGTGGCACCACCACCGCCACTGCACGCGACCATGGCCACCGGCGTCGAGGGCGGTGGCTACCGGGCATTCGCCGAGCAACTCAGGGACGAGTTGGCCAAGCAGGGTTTCGAACTGACCCTGCAACCCAGCGCCGGCTCGCGGGACAATCTCGAACGCCTGCTGGCCGATGAGCCTCAGGTGCAGATCGCCCTGGTGCAGAGCGGCCTGGAGCGCCAGTTCGAGGCCGACGACCAGGCCCGCCTGGAGAGCCTCGGCGCGGTATACCAGGAGCCCCTGTGGCTGTTCCTGCGTCGGGATGTGCACTTCGAGTTACTATCCGACCTGCTGCCCCTGCGCCTGGCACTGGGCGGCGCCGGCAGCGGCACCCGCGCCGCCAGCGAGGCGGTTCTGGCGGTCAACGGCATCGCCGCCGAACAGTACCCGAGCCACTGGCAGACCCTGGGAGGCAGCAAGGCGGAACAGGCCCTGAACGCCGGCGAGCTGGACGCCGCCTTCTTCGTCAGCCCGGCGGGCAACGCGCGGATACAGCGCCTGGCCGCCAACCCCGACCTGGTTCTGGCACATTTCCGCCGTGCCGCGGCCTACCAGGCGCACCTGCCGTTCCTCAAACAACTCAGGATCGGCGAAGGCCTGCTCAACCTCGAGCTGAACACCCCGGCCCGGCCGACGGACATCCTCTCGCCGGTGGCCACCCTGGTGGTCAACCAGGATTTCCACCCCGGTCTGGCGCCACTGATCCTCGAGGCGGCCCGCGAGGTGATGAAGAGCGGTAGCCTGCTGGCCCCGGCCGGCAGCTTCCCCAGCGCCGAGCCGCGGACCTTCTCCCTGTCCCGCGACGCCGCGCACTACTACCAGAACGGCCTGCCCCTGCTGCAACGCTACCTGCCGTTTCGCATCGCCTCCCTGGCCGACCGCTACATCATCCTGCTGATCCCCCTGCTGATGGTGCTGATCCCCCTGTTCAAGGCGGTCGGCCCGCTCTACCGCTGGCGCATTCGCGCGCGCATCTACCGCTGGTACAAGTACCTGCGCGAGATCGACCGGCAGCTGGACGCCGGCACCCTGCCCGAACGTCTGGGCAGCGAGATCGCGCGTCTGGAGCAGTTGCAGGACGAGCTGGCCAAGGTCGAGGTGCCGCTGTCCTACTCCAACGAGCTGTACGAGTTGCATATGCACCTGCGCTACGTGATCGAGCGCCTGCAGACCCTGCAGCGGCGACGGGCGACCCAGGCCGAGTCGCTCGGGTAA
- a CDS encoding nuclear transport factor 2 family protein, with the protein MRHPNVELISRFYRAFQQLDAETMATCYAEDVRFGDPVFEDLRGAAAADMWRMLTARAQDFSLTFDRVQADDRQGSARWVARYRFGQTGRRVVNPIEAHFLFRDGKIIEHHDSFDLWRWSRQALGLKGWVLGWAPPVQQAIRRQALKGLAQFRATR; encoded by the coding sequence ATGCGTCATCCCAATGTCGAACTGATCAGCCGGTTCTACCGGGCCTTCCAGCAACTGGACGCCGAAACCATGGCCACCTGCTACGCCGAGGACGTGCGTTTCGGCGATCCGGTGTTCGAGGATCTGCGCGGTGCCGCAGCGGCGGACATGTGGCGCATGCTCACGGCGCGGGCCCAGGACTTTTCCCTGACCTTCGACCGGGTGCAGGCGGACGATCGCCAGGGCAGTGCCCGCTGGGTCGCCCGTTATCGGTTCGGCCAGACCGGCCGGCGCGTGGTCAACCCAATCGAGGCGCACTTCCTGTTCCGCGACGGCAAGATCATCGAGCACCACGATAGTTTCGACCTGTGGCGCTGGTCTCGTCAGGCCCTGGGGCTCAAGGGGTGGGTGCTGGGCTGGGCGCCGCCGGTGCAGCAGGCCATCCGCCGTCAGGCGCTCAAGGGCTTGGCGCAATTCAGGGCTACGCGCTAG
- a CDS encoding glutathione S-transferase family protein: protein MHELILHHYPTSPFAEKARLMLGFKQLSWRSVMIPPLMPKPDLTALTGGYRKTPVLQVGADIYCDTALIARRLEAEKLTPTLFPEGQEFNVASLAQWADSVVFQHAVSLVFQPESIAVRFATLPPEFLKSFMADRGALFSGGQASRLPLEQAKHQWPTLMARLQQQLAREEGDFLFGEPSLADFALAHALWFLRGTPVTAPLVDDYPEIAAWLARVLGFGHGSLSEMSAEEAIAVAREAPPAALPEEAFVDPNGFAPGQRVAIAAVDYGVDPVEGELLFCGAEELILRREDPRAGVVHVHFPRLGFRLETR from the coding sequence ATGCACGAGTTGATCCTGCACCATTATCCGACCTCGCCGTTCGCCGAGAAGGCCCGCCTGATGCTGGGCTTCAAGCAGCTGTCCTGGCGTTCGGTGATGATCCCGCCGCTGATGCCCAAGCCGGACCTGACCGCGCTGACCGGCGGCTACCGCAAGACCCCGGTGTTGCAGGTCGGCGCCGACATCTACTGCGATACGGCGCTGATCGCCCGGCGCCTGGAGGCGGAGAAGCTCACCCCGACGCTGTTCCCCGAGGGCCAGGAGTTCAATGTCGCGAGTCTCGCCCAGTGGGCCGACTCCGTAGTGTTTCAGCACGCGGTGAGCCTGGTGTTCCAACCCGAGTCCATCGCCGTGCGCTTCGCCACGCTGCCGCCGGAGTTCCTCAAGAGCTTCATGGCCGACCGCGGCGCGCTGTTCAGCGGCGGCCAGGCCTCCCGCCTGCCGCTGGAGCAGGCCAAGCACCAGTGGCCGACCCTGATGGCGCGCCTGCAGCAGCAATTGGCGCGTGAGGAGGGCGACTTCCTGTTCGGCGAGCCCTCGCTGGCCGACTTCGCCCTGGCCCATGCGCTGTGGTTCCTGCGCGGCACGCCGGTGACCGCGCCGCTGGTCGACGACTACCCGGAGATCGCCGCCTGGCTGGCGCGGGTGCTGGGCTTCGGCCACGGTTCGCTCAGCGAGATGAGTGCCGAGGAGGCCATCGCGGTGGCGCGCGAGGCGCCGCCGGCGGCGCTGCCGGAGGAGGCCTTCGTCGATCCCAACGGCTTTGCGCCCGGGCAGCGGGTGGCGATCGCGGCCGTGGATTACGGCGTCGATCCGGTCGAGGGCGAGCTGCTGTTCTGCGGCGCCGAGGAGCTGATCCTGCGCCGCGAAGACCCGCGTGCCGGCGTCGTGCATGTGCACTTCCCGCGTCTGGGCTTTCGCCTCGAGACGCGCTAG
- a CDS encoding DUF4344 domain-containing metallopeptidase has protein sequence MAAWAEARALCLCALVLLQSGPSRAQSTPPAAALHSNEARFVTANAEFTLLHEMGHLLIAELQLPVLGREEDAADQLGFISLFLSYDRHHDAGFYAKLLDIADYWRLEWQRPKPAYEEVHAWDSHGLDAQRFYNLACLIYGSDPDDLEWVPHITGLPVERALYCDQEYAQVRRALAWVAQQHGRPPGTPPEHRLKVLYDPPSPRLKDGPRLLEWVRESGVVEAIAERVSQAYRLPRPLTLRLSNCGAADAWYSRNGAEVVLCYESLAHFRSLARQLPRLRQAEPD, from the coding sequence ATGGCCGCCTGGGCTGAGGCGCGGGCGCTGTGCCTGTGCGCCCTGGTACTGCTGCAGAGCGGCCCCAGCAGGGCGCAGAGCACGCCCCCGGCGGCGGCCCTGCACTCGAACGAGGCCCGCTTCGTCACCGCCAACGCCGAGTTCACCCTGTTGCACGAGATGGGCCATCTGCTGATCGCCGAACTGCAACTGCCGGTGCTCGGCCGCGAGGAAGACGCCGCCGACCAGCTGGGTTTCATCAGCCTGTTCCTCTCCTACGACCGCCACCACGACGCCGGCTTCTACGCCAAGCTGCTGGATATCGCCGACTACTGGCGCCTGGAATGGCAGCGGCCGAAACCGGCCTACGAAGAGGTACATGCCTGGGACAGCCACGGCCTGGATGCCCAGCGCTTCTATAACCTGGCGTGCCTGATCTATGGCAGCGATCCGGATGACCTGGAGTGGGTGCCGCACATCACCGGCCTGCCGGTGGAACGCGCGCTGTACTGCGACCAGGAGTATGCCCAGGTGCGCCGGGCCCTGGCCTGGGTCGCGCAGCAACACGGACGGCCGCCGGGCACGCCGCCGGAGCATCGCCTGAAGGTGCTCTACGACCCGCCCAGCCCGCGCCTCAAGGACGGCCCGCGGCTGCTCGAATGGGTGCGCGAGTCCGGGGTGGTAGAGGCCATCGCCGAGCGCGTCAGCCAGGCCTACCGCCTCCCCCGCCCGCTGACCCTGCGCCTGAGCAACTGCGGCGCCGCGGACGCCTGGTACAGTCGCAACGGCGCCGAGGTCGTGCTCTGCTACGAGAGCCTGGCGCATTTCCGCAGCCTGGCCAGGCAGCTGCCGCGCCTGCGCCAGGCCGAGCCGGACTAG
- the yejK gene encoding nucleoid-associated protein YejK, with protein sequence MPIRHCIVHLIDKKPDGSPAVLHARDTELGASQAIENLLADLNESYNAKQGKAWGLFHEESTAFPFSGWLKAYLDDNQDFTAFSRQAVEHLQKLMEESNLSAGGHVLFAHYQQGMTEYLAIALLHHSEGVAVTESLDVTPAKHLDLGQLHLAARINISEWRNNANSKQYISFIKGKNGKKVSEYFRDFIGCQEGVDGPGETRTLLKAFSDFVESEDLPEESAREKTKALVDYASSQAKQGEPMTLQELSGLIDEERPQAFYEHIRNKDYGLSPEIPPDKRTLNQFRRFTGRAEGLSISFESHLLGSKIEYDEAQDCLIIRHLPTQLTDQLKRRKD encoded by the coding sequence ATGCCGATCCGTCATTGCATCGTCCACCTGATCGACAAGAAGCCCGATGGCTCCCCCGCCGTGCTGCATGCCCGCGACACCGAGCTGGGTGCCTCCCAGGCCATCGAGAACCTGCTCGCCGACCTCAACGAGAGCTATAACGCCAAGCAGGGCAAGGCCTGGGGCCTGTTCCACGAAGAGTCCACGGCCTTTCCGTTCAGCGGCTGGCTGAAGGCCTACCTCGACGACAACCAGGACTTCACCGCCTTCAGCCGCCAGGCGGTCGAACACCTGCAGAAGCTGATGGAGGAGTCCAATCTATCGGCCGGCGGCCATGTGCTGTTCGCCCACTACCAGCAGGGCATGACCGAGTACCTGGCCATCGCCCTGCTGCACCACAGCGAGGGCGTGGCGGTGACCGAGAGCCTGGACGTGACCCCGGCCAAGCACCTGGACCTCGGCCAGCTGCACCTGGCGGCGCGTATCAACATTTCCGAGTGGCGCAACAACGCCAACTCCAAGCAGTACATCTCCTTTATCAAGGGCAAGAACGGCAAGAAGGTCTCGGAATACTTCCGCGACTTCATCGGCTGCCAGGAGGGCGTCGACGGCCCCGGCGAGACCCGCACCCTGCTCAAGGCCTTCAGCGACTTCGTGGAGAGCGAGGACCTGCCGGAAGAGTCGGCGCGGGAGAAGACCAAGGCCCTGGTCGACTACGCCAGCAGCCAGGCCAAGCAGGGCGAGCCGATGACCCTGCAGGAGCTCTCCGGGCTGATCGACGAGGAGCGTCCCCAGGCCTTCTACGAGCATATCCGCAACAAGGACTACGGCCTGTCGCCGGAGATTCCGCCGGACAAGCGCACCCTCAACCAGTTCCGCCGCTTCACCGGCCGCGCCGAGGGCCTGTCGATCAGCTTCGAGTCGCACCTGCTCGGCTCGAAGATCGAGTACGACGAGGCCCAGGACTGCCTGATCATCCGCCACCTGCCGACCCAGCTGACCGATCAGCTCAAGCGCCGCAAGGACTGA
- a CDS encoding GIY-YIG nuclease family protein — protein sequence MSEAGGKVWFVYLVRAGNGALYCGISDDPQRRFVQHRSGKGARFFHSSPAVALVYTEACAGKGDALRRERAIKRLGKAAKEALVAAGGLIGAPDGVLSG from the coding sequence ATGAGTGAGGCGGGGGGCAAGGTCTGGTTCGTCTACCTGGTGCGCGCCGGCAACGGCGCGCTGTACTGCGGCATCAGCGACGACCCGCAGCGGCGCTTCGTCCAGCACCGCAGCGGCAAGGGCGCGCGCTTCTTCCATTCCAGCCCGGCGGTGGCCCTGGTCTACACCGAGGCCTGTGCCGGCAAGGGCGACGCCCTGCGCCGCGAGCGGGCGATCAAGCGCCTGGGCAAGGCGGCCAAGGAGGCCCTGGTCGCCGCCGGCGGCCTTATCGGTGCGCCTGATGGCGTACTATCAGGCTAG
- the pcsA gene encoding phosphatidylcholine synthase — translation MSELLLSLNKAKAWTVHAVTASGVILALLALLAVLDGRPQTCLLWLGLALLVDGLDGTLARKFDVKGVLPHFDGVTLDLVIDYLTYVFIPAIFVYRFVPLPDYTLLPAVGLILLSSLFCFCNVNMKSQDNYFVGFPAAWNVVVVYLYLLDFVPWLSFATILLLAGLTLTRMKFLHPFRVRQFMPLNIAVTLVWMLACLALILRYPSQPIWLLAIWLSASAYFVGICLWRSAREWFSADE, via the coding sequence GTGAGTGAACTGCTGCTATCGTTGAACAAGGCCAAGGCCTGGACCGTGCACGCGGTGACCGCCAGCGGGGTGATTCTCGCGCTGCTGGCGTTGCTGGCGGTGCTCGACGGGCGGCCGCAAACCTGCCTGCTGTGGCTCGGCCTGGCCCTGCTGGTGGACGGCCTGGATGGCACCCTGGCGCGCAAGTTCGACGTCAAGGGCGTGTTGCCGCATTTCGACGGAGTGACCCTGGACCTGGTGATCGACTACCTCACCTATGTGTTCATTCCGGCGATCTTCGTCTATCGCTTCGTGCCACTGCCCGACTACACCCTGTTGCCGGCGGTCGGGCTGATCCTGCTGTCGTCGCTGTTCTGCTTCTGCAACGTCAACATGAAGAGCCAGGACAACTACTTCGTCGGCTTTCCGGCTGCGTGGAACGTGGTGGTGGTCTACCTCTACCTGCTGGATTTCGTCCCCTGGCTGAGTTTTGCCACCATCCTCCTGCTCGCGGGGCTGACCCTCACGCGGATGAAGTTCCTCCACCCCTTCCGCGTCCGCCAGTTCATGCCGCTCAATATCGCCGTGACCCTGGTGTGGATGCTCGCCTGCCTGGCGCTGATCCTGCGCTACCCCAGCCAGCCGATCTGGCTGCTGGCGATCTGGCTGTCGGCCTCGGCCTATTTCGTCGGCATCTGCCTGTGGCGCTCGGCCCGGGAGTGGTTTTCCGCCGATGAGTGA